A genomic region of Panulirus ornatus isolate Po-2019 chromosome 24, ASM3632096v1, whole genome shotgun sequence contains the following coding sequences:
- the LOC139757131 gene encoding forkhead box protein O4-like: MMDCMAEVMPRGRCNTWPPPNQDDLPPRHYYPSTPMPQQQGHQYSAAGEGAGCSLNPAGAPPPTTGTKKGGSTRRNAWGGQSYADLITSAISSAPDGRLTLAQIYDWVVANIPYFKDKGDSNSSAGWKVRAPHLNDASSPTPTPPI; the protein is encoded by the coding sequence ATGATGGACTGCATGGCGGAGGTAATGCCCAGGGGCCGCTGTAACACCTGGCCCCCGCCTAACCAGGATGACCTGCCCCCCCGCCATTACTACCCCTCCACGCCCATGCCTCAGCAGCAGGGGCACCAGTACTCGGCGGCCGGGGAGGGCGCCGGCTGCTCCCTGAACCCGGCGGGCGCGCCGCCCCCGACCACCGGTACCAAGAAGGGCGGCAGCACCCGCAGGAACGCCTGGGGTGGCCAGAGTTACGCCGATCTCATCACCTCGGCCATCAGTTCGGCGCCCGACGGACGCCTCACCCTGGCACAGATCTACGACTGGGTGGTGGCCAACATTCCCTACTTTAAGGACAAGGGCGACTCCAACTCCTCGGCTGGATGGAAGGTACGTGCACCCCACCTCAATGatgcatcatcaccaacacccacccccccaatatAG